CCCCCACCCACCCCCCCTCCCCCTCCCCATCCGCCCATCCCCCCACCCCCCACCCCCCCCCTCCCTCCCCATCCGCCCATCCCACCACTCCCCCACCTCCCTGCGTCCCCACCTCCCTGCGTCCCTCCTTCTCCCCCTACCCCTCACTCACCTGCAACTTCAGCCAGGCATCGATAAACGCATCGATATCCCCATCCAGCACTGCCCCCGTATTCCCCGTCTCATACTCCGTCCGCTCATCCTTCACCATCTGATACGGCTGCAACACATAATTGCGGATGCGGCTGCCGAACCCCGCCTTCACATACGCCCCCCGCAGCGCCGCCTCCTGCGCCTCCCGCTTCTCCTGCTCGATCTCATACAACTTCGCCCGCAGCACCCGCATCGCACTCTCCCGATTCTGCAACTGACTGCGCTCATTCTGGCAACTCACCACAATCCCCGTCGGCAAATGCGTCAACCGCACCGCCGTCGAATTCTTCTGCACATTCTGCCCGCCCGCCCCGCCCGACAAAAACACATCCATCTTCACCTCCTCGGGCCGGATCTCGATCTCGATATCATCCTCCAGGATCGGCATCACCTCCACCTTCGTAAACGACGTATGCCGCCGGGCGCTGGCATCGAACGGACTGATCCGCACCAGCCGATGATTACCCTTCTCCCCCTTCAGATAACCATAAGCCCACGCCCCCTCGATCTCCACCGTCGCCGTCTTGATCCCAGCCTCATCCCCCGGCATCATATCCGTCACCGTCGACTTGAACCCCCGCCGCTCGGCCCAGCGCAAATACATCCGCAGCAGCATACTCGTCCAGTCCGCCGCCTCCGTCCCCCCCTCGCCGGCGTGCAAAGTCAGGATCGCCCCGGCGTCATCGTGCGGCCCCGAAAGCGCCAACTTCAGCTCGCGCTGATCGACCGCCGCCCCCAACCGCGCCGCCTCCTCGGCCAGGATCGCCTCGATCTCGGCGTCCTCCTCCATCTCCGCCAGCTCCAACAACTCCAGCGCCTCGTTCACGCCCCGATCCAGCTGCTCCCAGCCCTGCACCAACTCTTGCAGAGCCGCCAACTGCCGCATCGTCGCCTGCGCCGCCGCCGGGTCCGACCACAGATCAGGCGCCGCCGCCTGCTGCTCCAACTTCTCCAACTGTGCTAAACGGGCAGGCCAGTCAAAGACGCCCCCTGATTGTCTGAAGGCGCTCCTTCAGAGATTCGAGTTGCACTCGTACTTCACTCATCTTACATACTCCATGAAAGTAGAGGAGCGGTCGGATCGCTGCGAACGCTCCGACAGCTTCGTTCCCGATCAAGCCATCATCACCCGGCCCTCTGCTGCTTGCGCGCCTGGCCGAGAAGAAAATACAAATTTGCCTTGTGCATCTGCTGCACGAACCCATTCAGGGCGATGCGGGACAGCCCGCACTCATCCAGAGTCAACGTCTCCAGCTCCTCCTTGCCCCCGCCCCGCGCCGCCACCGCCCGCGCGTGCGCCTCCACCTTGTCCAGATAATCGAGATGCGTCTGCAAGACGGTATTCACCTCCCCGCGCAGCAACACATCACCGTGCCCCTGCACCACATCCTCCACCGGCGACAACTCCATGATCTCGCGCAGCGAGCGGCGGAAATCGTTGATATTGCCATTGATGAAATAGGGCGCCGGCATCACCGTATCGCTGGCGAACAGCACCTTCTCCTCCTTCACATAGACCGTGATCACATCCGGCGAATGCCCTGGCGAATGCCGCAGCGTCACCGTAAAATCCCCCAGCCGCAGCGTCGCCTCCTTCTCCACCAACATACTCGGCAGATGCAGCGACACCTCGGCCAGGGCCGCGTGCCGTTGCCTGGCCTCGATCAACGCCGGCCGCGTCTGCTTGATCATCAGGTCGCGACACAGCAAATGCCCCACCACCTCAGCCTCGGGGAAAAGATAGGCCCCATAGACATGGTCGGCGTGCGAATGCGTCAGCACCAGAAAACGCACCCGCGAACGCAGCCGGCGATGCACGAAATCGATGATCTCCTGCGTCTCCTGCGGAAAGGGCAGCGTATCGATCACGATACAGCCCTCGTTCGTCGTCACCAGCCCGGCGTTCACCTGGGCATACAGGCCGCTTCGAAACACAAAAACGTGGTCGGCGATGCGCTCACGCAAAACCATGACAGATCAAAACCTCGCAAACAGTCAGAAAAAGTGCAGCGCCCAGGAACAGGCGCTGTCAAAAGGGATCGTAGCACAGCCTGGCCGTGCGATCAAGGCTTCGTGTCTAATTCACACGAACTAAGCTAAGTCGAAGAAACCCTACAGGTCTTGAAACCTTTAGGGTTTTGGTCGGTGGGGGTTTGGGTGGCCGGACGACAAAAAAAGACCGGCCTCTCAACGAGGCCCGGCCTGAATAAACTGGCCCGCCCGGCGTTCTGGCGCCGGCGTGGCCGCATAATGCCACGTAGCCTCTTCCATACCGTGTGCTCAGATTGGTTTGAACCTGCTTGCGCAGGTGGGGGCCTTGGCCCGGTTTCCGCCTTGCCCGCCATGGGCTGTCGCGTCCGTCCGGGACATCTCCGGCCCCCGAGAGGTAGGTGTTGGCTCAGAACGTCTCAGGAGCATCACGCGTATGAAAGTAAAGCTACAACCAGAGCATAGCACAACCCACCCCGCCGCGCAAATGCCACCCGGATCGGGGGATGAAGGTGCAGCAGTGGTCAGTCGTCAGTGGTCAGTCGTCAGTCGGCAGTGGTCAGTCGGCAGTAGTCAGTCGGCAGTCAACGCCAAACGCCACCCACCGCCTTGTCACCTTACCCCTTGTCTACCTCCCCCTTGTCTACTTGTCTACCTATCTACTTGTCTACCTGTCTACCTGTCTACCTCCCCCTTGTCTACTTGTCTACCTGTCTACCCTCCCCCCCAAAACAATTGTGCCAGAAATTACAAAGAAATTGCACCATCCCGTCCCCCTGTGCTATAGTTGATCCGGTTGCCCCACCCCCCATCCCCCATCCGCCCATCCCAGCAATCCGCCCCCACCCCCATCCGCCCATCCCAGCAATCCGCCCACCCTCATCCGCCCATCCCAGCAATCCGCCCACCCCAACAATCCGCCCACCCCAACAATCCGCCCATCCCCCATCCGCCCATCCCCCCATCCGCCCATCCCCCCATCCGCCCATCCCAGCAATCCGCCCATCCCAGTAATCCGCCCGCCCCAACAATCCGCCCATCCGCATCCACCCACCCAACCTCATCCCACGGAGGACCATGTGACAGCCCAAATCATCGATGGCCAGGCCATCGCCGCCCAGATTCGGGGCGAAATCAAAGCCGAAGTCGAACAAATGAAGGCCGCCATCGGCAAAGTCCCCGGCCTCGCCGCCGTCTTGGTCGGCGAGCGCAAAGACTCACAAACCTATGTCCGCATGAAGAAAAAGGCCTGCGCCGAGGTCGGCATCGCCTCCTTCGGCTATGACCTGCCCGCCGACATCAGCCAGGCCGACCTGAAACAGGTCGTCGCCGAACTAAACGCCAACCCCGACGTCCACGGCATCCTCGTCCAACTGCCCCTCCCCGGCCACCTGGACGAAGAAGACATCCTCGGCGCCGTCAGCATCGAAAAAGACGTCGACGGCTTCCACCCTCTCAACATCGGCCGCCTGTCGATGAAGCGCCGCGAGCCACTGTTCACCCCCTGCACCCCGCGCGGCTGCATCGAACTGATCACCCGCAGCGGCTTTGCCATCGAGGGCAAGCGCGCCGTCGTCCTCGGCCGCAGCAACATCGTCGGCCTGCCGGCGGCCATGCTCCTCCTCCACCGCAACGCCACCGTCACCATCTGCCACTCGCGCACGGCCGACCTGCCCGCCGTCGTCCGTGAGGCCGAGATCCTGATTGCCGCCGTGGGCCGGGCGCAGATGGTGCGCGGGGACTGGATCAAGCCCGGCGCCGTAATCATCGATGTTGGCGTCAACGCCGTCGATGACCCCAGCGACCCCCGCGGCTACAAACTGGTGGGCGATGTCAACTTCGCGGAAGCCAAAGAAGTGGCCGGGGCCATCACCCCGGTGCCGGGCGGCGTCGGCCCCATGACCATTGCCATGCTCCTGCGCAACACCACCGACGGCGCCCGCCGCGCGTACGGTTTCTGAACCGAAGTCACTGGCGCTGCCATTCAGCCGAGTATCTCATCAATCACGCGAGCAAGGGTCGGCGCACCTGATTGTTCGACCCCTGTCATCGTGTGCTTGTGTTCGGCTTGTGGCAGCGCCGGTTTATGGGCGGCATTGTCGTGCATTTCCCAGCTCCCGCAACTCAAGTTCAAGGCCTTCGAGCAACTTCGCTTCGCCCGCCCACTCCACGTACTCCAGATCGCCGCCCTGGAGGTCCTCGGCCGACATCTCGGCAAGGAAACGACTTGTACTTACTGCGTAGCGTTCTTCGAAGCTGGCCAGCCGGCATCGCGTACGCTGGATACTGGCCCGCAAGCGCACTTGATAGCTCGCCAACACATGCTGCACGGTTTGGGCCGTCCGGCGATCCGGTAATTCGATAACCATTTCGACGCTCATGGCGTTTGCCTCTCTGGGTTGGGTTCTTGCTGAAATCCATTCGCTGATGCTAACAACGCCATTGTATGCTGGCTGAGGCCGCGATGCAATAGTGCGACGCACCTGGCAGGTGCGTCGCACTTCTCTCTCTCTCATCGCCCCAACCACCGCGGCAGCCAATGACGGAAGACGGCTGGCGTGCTGGTGGGGGTCGGGGTGGCGGTAGGGGTGGCGGTGGGGGTATCTGTTGGCGTCGGCGTGGCGGTGTCGGTCGGCGTCGGGGTATCGGTCGGCGTGGCGGTGGGCGTCGGGGTGGGGGTGTCGGTCGGCGTGGCGGTGGGCGTCTCGGTGGGGGTCGGGGTCGCCGTGCGGGTGGCCGTTGGCGTGCGCGTGGGCGTCCGCGTGGGTGTTGGGGTGCGCGTGGCCGTGCGGGTAGGGGTGATAGTGGGCGTAGGCGTGCGCGTGGGCGTGGCGGTGGCGGCCGGCGGCTCCTGCACCTCGAAGGCGCCGGCGTCGCACTCGTTGGCCGTGGCGGCGCCATCCCCGTCGCGTGGACGCGGCAGCCCGCGCTGGTCGGTGCTGATGCAATCGGCGGACGGCGCCCGGTCGATGGCCGGGCTGCCGGGGCTGAGGGCGTGCGTCTGCGTGGGGCCGCCGTTATCGGCCAGCGGAGCGAGGATGTCGGCCAGACTCGTGGGCAGGTTGCCCGTCTGTGTGGCGATCACATCGGTGCAGCTGGCCCCACTGCACGGGGAGAACCCGGCGAATGCCTGGCTATCGGTTTCGCCGCTCTGTCCGAAGACGTTGAACGCATCGGCGCCGATGATTCCACCCGGTCCGACAGGCAACTCGACATCCACCTCTGCTCCGGCCGGGGCGCTGTTGCCGGCGACGATGTTGCGCCGCCACTGGAAGTTCTGCGTGGGGTAGAGTGGGACAAAGATGCCGCCGCCCTCGTGGGCCGTGTTGCCGGTGATCGTCGTGTTATCAATGTGATTGAGGCTGCCAAACAGACCGCCGCCTTGCCCATAGGCCGAATTACCCGAGAGGGTGCTGTTGATCAGGGTCAGGTTGTTGAACGTGGCAAAGATCGCTCCGCCCTGGCCCAAGAAGCCGGTCATGGGGCGTGATTTCAAGGTGGCATTCCCGGTCAGCGTGCTGTTGAGCACCGCCATCCGCCCGCCCTCGATACCGCCGCCGAGATACGTAGCCGTGTTGTTGCGGATGGTGGTCTGCTGAATCGTACACGTCTGGCCGGCGTAGACGGCGCCGCATCTGATGCCCCCACCCGAAAGCGAGGACGAGTTGCCAGAAACCGTGCTCTGACCGATATAGAGATAGTCCCCGACAAGGGACACGCCCCCGCCCATATTATCCGTGATCGCACTATCCGTGATCGTCAATCGGGGGCTGGTATGAATGCCGCCACCGCCCCCGGCGCTGTTTCCGGAAATGGTGCTGCGCCGTACGGTCACGGTCGTAGCTTGTCCCCAGAAGCCGCCGCCACCGATGGTGGCCGTGTTGTTTGAAATGATGCTATCCTCGATCGTGACCGTGCTGTTCGTGTCGGCATGGATGCCGCCGCCCCATGTATAGCTGGAATTGCCGGTGATCGTGCAGTTCATGATCGTGACCGTGCTCTGCTTGGCTCTCAGCCCGGCCCCATACGTGTTCCAGACCTCGCCCTGCACGGTGCTGCCGCCGGAGATGGTGCAATTCTTCAGCGTCAGCGCCGCCTGCTTGGCGTACAGGATGCGAAAGTTGCGAGAGGCGGGGTTGCGTGTGATGGAATGCCCCACGCCATCCAGGGTCATGTTGCTG
The DNA window shown above is from Caldilineales bacterium and carries:
- the prfB gene encoding peptide chain release factor 2 (programmed frameshift) gives rise to the protein MSEVRVQLESLKERLQTIRGVFDWPARLAQLEKLEQQAAAPDLWSDPAAAQATMRQLAALQELVQGWEQLDRGVNEALELLELAEMEEDAEIEAILAEEAARLGAAVDQRELKLALSGPHDDAGAILTLHAGEGGTEAADWTSMLLRMYLRWAERRGFKSTVTDMMPGDEAGIKTATVEIEGAWAYGYLKGEKGNHRLVRISPFDASARRHTSFTKVEVMPILEDDIEIEIRPEEVKMDVFLSGGAGGQNVQKNSTAVRLTHLPTGIVVSCQNERSQLQNRESAMRVLRAKLYEIEQEKREAQEAALRGAYVKAGFGSRIRNYVLQPYQMVKDERTEYETGNTGAVLDGDIDAFIDAWLKLQVSEG
- a CDS encoding MBL fold metallo-hydrolase; this translates as MVLRERIADHVFVFRSGLYAQVNAGLVTTNEGCIVIDTLPFPQETQEIIDFVHRRLRSRVRFLVLTHSHADHVYGAYLFPEAEVVGHLLCRDLMIKQTRPALIEARQRHAALAEVSLHLPSMLVEKEATLRLGDFTVTLRHSPGHSPDVITVYVKEEKVLFASDTVMPAPYFINGNINDFRRSLREIMELSPVEDVVQGHGDVLLRGEVNTVLQTHLDYLDKVEAHARAVAARGGGKEELETLTLDECGLSRIALNGFVQQMHKANLYFLLGQARKQQRAG
- the folD gene encoding bifunctional methylenetetrahydrofolate dehydrogenase/methenyltetrahydrofolate cyclohydrolase FolD, which encodes MTAQIIDGQAIAAQIRGEIKAEVEQMKAAIGKVPGLAAVLVGERKDSQTYVRMKKKACAEVGIASFGYDLPADISQADLKQVVAELNANPDVHGILVQLPLPGHLDEEDILGAVSIEKDVDGFHPLNIGRLSMKRREPLFTPCTPRGCIELITRSGFAIEGKRAVVLGRSNIVGLPAAMLLLHRNATVTICHSRTADLPAVVREAEILIAAVGRAQMVRGDWIKPGAVIIDVGVNAVDDPSDPRGYKLVGDVNFAEAKEVAGAITPVPGGVGPMTIAMLLRNTTDGARRAYGF
- a CDS encoding right-handed parallel beta-helix repeat-containing protein, with product MFAEQRPGDDNGLLAAWQELTAEAARQAGQDRPWLLKLLAESGAALAARYALWKERLRRLRPGQRQVLQRRLGVGLAGAALLLALGSGSQAAPANLITVHGSCTLADAITAANTDAAAGGCPKGQGTDVIQLATDVVLTTALPTITSNMTLDGVGHSITRNPASRNFRILYAKQAALTLKNCTISGGSTVQGEVWNTYGAGLRAKQSTVTIMNCTITGNSSYTWGGGIHADTNSTVTIEDSIISNNTATIGGGGFWGQATTVTVRRSTISGNSAGGGGGIHTSPRLTITDSAITDNMGGGVSLVGDYLYIGQSTVSGNSSSLSGGGIRCGAVYAGQTCTIQQTTIRNNTATYLGGGIEGGRMAVLNSTLTGNATLKSRPMTGFLGQGGAIFATFNNLTLINSTLSGNSAYGQGGGLFGSLNHIDNTTITGNTAHEGGGIFVPLYPTQNFQWRRNIVAGNSAPAGAEVDVELPVGPGGIIGADAFNVFGQSGETDSQAFAGFSPCSGASCTDVIATQTGNLPTSLADILAPLADNGGPTQTHALSPGSPAIDRAPSADCISTDQRGLPRPRDGDGAATANECDAGAFEVQEPPAATATPTRTPTPTITPTRTATRTPTPTRTPTRTPTATRTATPTPTETPTATPTDTPTPTPTATPTDTPTPTDTATPTPTDTPTATPTATPTPTSTPAVFRHWLPRWLGR